The window AGCTTGGTGGCTTCCCCTTCTCTGTGTTCGATTTTCTGGGTCAACCGGCATCAGTGGTGTATCGGCTGCGCCACCAATTTGACCCCAAGGGCTGAACAGACTTTGGCAACTGTTTCAAAGCGAGGTTGAGCATTGGGTCGTAGCGCTTTATAGAGTGCCTCTCGCCCCATACCAGCTTCTCGGGCCACTTGGGTCATCCCGCGTGCCCGAGCCACTACGCCGAGCGCGTGGGCCAGTTCAGAAGGGTTATTTTCTTCAATCACCATCGTTAGGTAGGCAGCGATGGTTTCTTCACTGTCCAGGTGCTCGGTGATGTCGAACTCCGGCAGGTCAGCTATTTTGATCTTTTGGG of the Desulfonatronum thioautotrophicum genome contains:
- a CDS encoding addiction module antidote protein — encoded protein: MTQKIKIADLPEFDITEHLDSEETIAAYLTMVIEENNPSELAHALGVVARARGMTQVAREAGMGREALYKALRPNAQPRFETVAKVCSALGVKLVAQPIHH